A genomic stretch from Candidatus Methanomassiliicoccus intestinalis Issoire-Mx1 includes:
- a CDS encoding caspase family protein, with the protein MLLKKALVVGIDDYDTCPLYGCVNDAEAVADILKQNGDEEKTINFDVLKHLNVENKGHLKHLIINCFSGDAEVALFYFSGHGYVDSTGGYIVTPDCSECDVGVSMQDLLNIVNNSKCKNKVVILDCCYSGYLGQINVNQQSSVIGDGVTLLTACRSDEPAMEFNGHGLFTSLLLEALSGGAADVTGYITPGGIYSYIDKSLGAWDQRPIFKTNISSFSPLRQVTPRVSKEVLRRLTDYFKTPDSKLLLDPSYEPTNSPVVEHKIIEPYAESKHVKIFSDLQKLASVGLVVPLDEEHMYFAAMNSKPCRLTSAGQHYWNLVKKERI; encoded by the coding sequence ATACTGTTGAAAAAAGCATTAGTTGTTGGTATTGATGATTATGACACATGCCCACTTTATGGTTGTGTAAATGATGCAGAGGCTGTAGCAGACATACTCAAGCAAAATGGCGATGAAGAAAAAACCATTAATTTTGACGTACTTAAACACTTAAACGTAGAAAATAAAGGTCATCTGAAGCATTTAATTATAAATTGTTTTTCAGGGGACGCCGAGGTTGCACTTTTTTATTTTTCAGGGCATGGATATGTAGACTCTACGGGTGGATACATCGTCACACCTGATTGTAGTGAATGTGATGTGGGTGTCTCGATGCAAGACCTTTTGAATATCGTAAACAACTCAAAATGTAAGAATAAGGTTGTGATTCTAGACTGTTGCTATTCTGGATATTTGGGCCAGATTAATGTGAATCAACAGTCTTCTGTAATCGGCGATGGCGTCACATTATTAACTGCGTGCAGATCTGATGAACCTGCAATGGAATTCAATGGGCATGGGTTATTTACTTCATTACTCTTAGAAGCATTATCCGGGGGCGCTGCAGACGTCACGGGGTATATAACACCAGGTGGAATATACTCATACATTGACAAATCATTAGGTGCATGGGATCAGCGGCCGATATTTAAGACAAATATCAGTAGTTTTTCTCCATTGAGACAGGTTACTCCACGAGTGTCAAAAGAGGTATTGCGTCGATTGACTGATTATTTTAAAACACCCGATTCAAAACTGCTCCTTGATCCATCATATGAACCGACAAACAGTCCAGTGGTTGAACATAAGATTATCGAGCCATATGCAGAGAGCAAGCACGTAAAGATTTTTTCTGATTTGCAAAAATTAGCAAGTGTTGGTCTTGTAGTTCCGTTGGATGAAGAACATATGTATTTTGCAGCTATGAATTCAAAACCTTGTAGATTAACATCAGCCGGCCAGCATTATTGGAATCTAGTAAAAAAGGAAAGAATATGA
- a CDS encoding InlB B-repeat-containing protein — protein sequence MNKKYLVLAAALIIALACAAGAIYIISDDDDKSVSSSSGESYSITYVLNGGINSDLNMDSYQSGNEYKIYNPTSDEMYFYAWYLDENFENECNKITPDMQGDLTLYARWADNLEGKGISFMVSGCVKAGFFTEYEMTGVENYMYLYYDQEADRYFMSNTSEYVYSSGFLKETKDYESTYWSDESDIIWTYAGETTIDTINGEKLCEVWQGTDAQGTFVQTQYIGDEWIPYIMTYESKTTRSTTYLEYIFAGDFTFEASDEYNVQVYCDAGIIVSGNGKYNPGEIVILTASVEEGTEFQGWYDAAGNLLSSDLSYEFEIVAADVVVYAINNTDPDFTYESGHEIEFNNGINIGSASSKIVDIDSGETIAEFSGSSFAYTFDTAGEYAVYITGEYDGSAYYGYCTIIVTGDIARSYEWSFEGKTYTYDLNIEYADLLYYRNLYSTEERQQGTASHDRSFVTSNDEYIVQIAADFKKMTSGMDDLQVAGFILKFIQSLDYQADDVYMGYEEYWKFPLETLFDLGGDCEDTSILYCAIADAMGYDTALLLLPGHMAAGISVDDCKGFGFTTWLNTYYYCETTSDGYDVGENPNTQLYNGRTVTLITI from the coding sequence ATGAATAAAAAATACCTGGTTTTAGCAGCAGCTCTGATTATTGCTTTAGCTTGCGCAGCCGGTGCTATTTACATCATTTCAGACGATGATGATAAAAGTGTTTCGAGCAGCAGCGGCGAAAGCTATTCAATCACATATGTTCTGAATGGCGGAATAAATTCGGATTTAAACATGGATAGTTATCAATCAGGAAATGAGTATAAAATATACAACCCTACATCTGATGAAATGTATTTCTATGCATGGTATCTGGATGAAAATTTTGAGAACGAATGCAACAAGATCACTCCAGATATGCAGGGAGACTTGACTCTCTATGCTAGATGGGCTGACAATCTGGAAGGAAAAGGAATCAGTTTCATGGTGTCGGGATGTGTCAAAGCCGGTTTCTTTACAGAATATGAAATGACTGGTGTTGAAAACTACATGTATTTGTACTATGACCAGGAGGCTGATCGGTATTTCATGTCTAATACCTCTGAATATGTATACTCCAGCGGATTCCTGAAGGAAACTAAGGACTATGAAAGCACATACTGGAGTGATGAAAGCGATATAATATGGACATATGCAGGAGAGACGACCATAGACACCATAAATGGAGAAAAACTATGCGAGGTCTGGCAGGGTACTGATGCTCAGGGGACGTTTGTGCAGACACAATACATCGGAGATGAGTGGATTCCATACATAATGACGTATGAATCCAAAACCACACGGTCCACTACGTATCTAGAATACATATTCGCAGGAGATTTTACATTTGAAGCGTCCGATGAATACAACGTTCAGGTTTATTGCGATGCAGGAATAATTGTTTCTGGAAATGGAAAATACAATCCAGGAGAGATTGTAATTTTAACAGCCTCAGTAGAGGAAGGCACAGAATTCCAAGGATGGTATGATGCAGCCGGCAATCTATTGTCTTCTGACCTTTCATATGAATTTGAGATAGTTGCGGCTGATGTAGTCGTCTATGCAATAAACAACACGGATCCAGATTTCACATATGAGTCAGGACATGAGATTGAATTCAATAACGGAATCAATATTGGTTCTGCATCGAGTAAGATTGTAGACATAGACAGTGGAGAAACAATTGCAGAGTTTTCAGGATCATCATTCGCATACACGTTTGATACTGCTGGAGAATATGCGGTATACATCACTGGAGAGTATGATGGAAGTGCATACTATGGATATTGCACAATCATAGTAACAGGGGATATTGCACGCAGCTACGAATGGTCATTTGAAGGAAAAACATACACATATGATCTGAATATAGAATATGCTGATCTTCTTTACTATCGCAATTTATACTCCACCGAGGAAAGACAGCAGGGGACCGCGAGCCATGACCGGTCTTTTGTCACATCCAATGATGAATATATCGTGCAGATTGCCGCTGATTTTAAAAAGATGACATCGGGAATGGATGATCTGCAGGTAGCAGGATTCATACTTAAATTTATACAGAGCTTGGATTACCAGGCAGACGACGTATACATGGGCTATGAAGAATACTGGAAATTCCCGTTAGAGACATTATTTGATTTAGGCGGGGACTGTGAAGACACGTCGATATTATACTGTGCAATAGCAGATGCAATGGGATATGATACCGCTCTGCTGCTGTTACCTGGGCATATGGCAGCTGGTATATCTGTAGACGATTGCAAGGGATTTGGCTTTACCACTTGGCTCAACACATACTACTATTGTGAAACTACGTCAGATGGTTATGATGTCGGTGAAAATCCAAATACCCAGCTCTACAATGGACGCACCGTCACTTTAATTACAATCTAA
- a CDS encoding APC family permease, with protein sequence MSEDKNLTGKVGGKKLFIIGTSSIVGPWLVLTSQWIGYTGASVILAFALCGLLCIPIALCYGELAGMFKTRGGTYEYVRTAYNREAGYWISWTTMFTYIVLICFQIICVTMLVQYIAGWAFSQALIIGISIALMIVMTLLNTRDLSVATTVQTLLFFVLVTVGFLFVACFFLNDAWSIDNIGPFFQEGMTGHNDIIGMDAGFLLAIAALVTMFFGFELIPQFAGEADYPPNKYWKLMAGGIIFVIIFDSIICLAELGMTSLDPTMTTYEYISSLYSSNGMVSAIFAAAYVGNWLKWFIVIANFCCMGCCLIGFWMGATRILHAMGSAGSLPSVFSKTNKHGMPSTGNYFVLIMVLILTLIALSGPAWINATFSLMALGVGFTYLGVSLSYLKLLKAYPNADRPWSAPGKAIMGYIAAASSLFMTLMMIWTVISAVLNGDPIMAVMAIVFFVIIGVMRYFMKKDEQKNPDRYVEEPILLSKEEAVVTAEESVVDMPVELNK encoded by the coding sequence ATGTCTGAGGATAAAAATTTGACAGGAAAGGTCGGAGGGAAAAAGCTCTTCATCATAGGAACTTCTTCTATTGTCGGACCTTGGCTGGTACTCACATCCCAGTGGATAGGGTACACCGGAGCATCGGTGATTTTAGCCTTTGCATTATGCGGTTTGCTCTGTATCCCGATAGCATTGTGCTATGGAGAACTTGCTGGGATGTTTAAGACTAGAGGCGGTACGTACGAATATGTCCGTACTGCATACAACAGGGAAGCGGGGTATTGGATATCGTGGACAACTATGTTCACTTATATTGTACTGATCTGTTTCCAAATTATATGTGTCACTATGCTTGTGCAGTACATCGCAGGATGGGCATTCTCACAGGCACTCATCATAGGAATTTCCATTGCACTTATGATCGTCATGACACTCTTGAATACTAGAGATTTGTCAGTAGCAACTACTGTGCAGACTTTGTTGTTCTTCGTGCTTGTAACTGTAGGATTCTTATTCGTAGCATGCTTCTTCTTAAATGATGCATGGAGCATAGACAACATAGGTCCGTTTTTCCAAGAGGGTATGACTGGACATAATGATATTATCGGCATGGATGCGGGATTTTTGCTGGCGATAGCAGCGCTGGTAACTATGTTCTTTGGCTTTGAGCTGATCCCGCAGTTCGCTGGAGAAGCGGACTATCCTCCAAACAAATACTGGAAACTTATGGCCGGCGGAATTATCTTTGTAATTATATTCGATTCTATCATATGCTTGGCAGAGCTTGGTATGACTTCTCTAGATCCAACTATGACCACCTATGAATATATCTCCAGTTTGTACAGCTCCAACGGTATGGTAAGTGCAATATTCGCTGCGGCTTATGTAGGTAACTGGCTTAAATGGTTCATAGTTATTGCCAACTTCTGCTGTATGGGCTGTTGTCTGATTGGTTTCTGGATGGGAGCTACGCGTATCTTACATGCAATGGGCAGTGCAGGTTCACTTCCGTCTGTATTCAGCAAGACTAACAAACACGGAATGCCCTCCACAGGCAATTACTTCGTTCTCATCATGGTTCTCATTCTCACACTTATCGCGCTGTCAGGTCCAGCCTGGATCAATGCAACATTCAGCTTAATGGCACTGGGTGTAGGATTTACCTATCTAGGTGTGTCGCTGTCGTATCTTAAGCTTTTAAAAGCATATCCAAACGCTGACCGCCCTTGGTCTGCACCCGGTAAAGCCATCATGGGATACATTGCTGCAGCGTCATCCCTCTTCATGACCCTTATGATGATCTGGACAGTAATAAGCGCTGTTCTCAACGGCGATCCGATCATGGCTGTAATGGCTATCGTATTCTTCGTGATTATCGGCGTGATGAGATATTTCATGAAAAAAGATGAGCAGAAAAATCCAGACAGGTATGTCGAGGAACCTATACTATTGTCAAAGGAAGAAGCTGTTGTAACAGCTGAAGAAAGTGTAGTAGACATGCCGGTTGAACTGAACAAGTAA
- a CDS encoding uroporphyrinogen decarboxylase family protein, translating to MTSSKELVESALRREEVERIPFCPPFQGYWALNLAGVSVIDSIKNPKMAAEAQFKVVEPCCMDAVEIMWDWLLPAEAMGCGVNIPEHGTIPTLTHIVDEPGMLDKLEIPEINDFYRFAGAKSTASAMAEKLRKERFLMCSILSPFTLSGELRGVEQLMMDCLMEEEFVHNLINKSLEILTVFVEDMITWDTDAVIICDPTASGDLISAPDYANFSASSMKALGNIVRKGGKTHINHICGDTSDRLDIVADTGCAAFSVDYQVNIKNAVSSMSDRMAIIGNLDPAGILYCGTPEDVRVNTQTLLEAGGKKGYLLGSGCDIPVGTAYENVLAMSKVFMNF from the coding sequence TTGACATCATCAAAAGAATTAGTTGAATCTGCACTCAGGCGTGAAGAAGTGGAAAGAATACCATTCTGTCCCCCGTTTCAGGGATATTGGGCTTTAAACCTTGCCGGAGTTTCTGTAATAGACTCCATTAAAAATCCTAAAATGGCTGCAGAAGCCCAGTTCAAGGTAGTTGAGCCATGCTGCATGGATGCTGTGGAAATAATGTGGGATTGGCTCCTGCCGGCGGAGGCCATGGGCTGCGGAGTTAATATTCCTGAACACGGAACCATTCCTACTCTGACACACATCGTTGATGAACCGGGAATGCTTGATAAACTTGAGATCCCGGAGATAAATGATTTCTACCGCTTTGCCGGTGCCAAGAGTACTGCATCAGCCATGGCAGAAAAATTGAGAAAAGAGCGTTTTCTCATGTGTTCAATCCTCTCTCCATTTACATTATCTGGGGAACTCAGAGGAGTAGAACAGCTGATGATGGACTGTCTGATGGAAGAAGAATTTGTACATAACCTCATCAACAAATCTCTGGAAATACTCACAGTATTTGTTGAAGATATGATAACATGGGATACAGACGCTGTGATTATCTGTGATCCTACTGCGTCTGGGGATTTGATATCAGCACCAGATTATGCGAATTTTTCAGCTTCATCGATGAAAGCCCTGGGAAATATTGTGAGAAAAGGTGGTAAAACACACATAAATCACATCTGTGGAGACACCAGCGACCGCTTGGATATTGTTGCAGATACAGGATGTGCAGCATTTTCTGTTGATTACCAGGTAAATATAAAGAATGCTGTCTCAAGTATGAGTGACCGCATGGCAATTATTGGGAATCTGGATCCTGCAGGAATCTTGTACTGCGGTACTCCAGAGGATGTCCGTGTAAACACTCAGACTCTTCTCGAAGCTGGCGGTAAAAAAGGATATTTGCTTGGTTCTGGATGCGATATACCTGTCGGCACTGCATATGAGAATGTTCTAGCAATGTCTAAAGTTTTTATGAATTTCTAA
- a CDS encoding helix-turn-helix domain-containing protein, which yields MYCVKLLIGEAEGGNSCFKILPPECRDSDNGVECEVIQCTSLAGEGGCAMIRVMDPHGTLQNITEKQYYGNEMGECTIDRISSHQLMAMVMNNNCQISKMVSESGCMITSAVSSKDNGDICWTIVGPNSVYVMNLIKRLNAEGFRTERKSSFQSDYAALLSDRQEEALRLALEHGYYEIPRRINLEELCLLLNCSKSTLDVTLRNAERKVITHYVLQNRETVFNRKK from the coding sequence ATGTATTGCGTCAAACTTCTTATCGGAGAAGCTGAAGGTGGCAACTCATGCTTCAAAATACTTCCCCCAGAATGCAGAGATTCTGACAATGGTGTAGAATGTGAGGTTATACAGTGTACCAGTTTGGCTGGGGAAGGAGGATGTGCCATGATCCGTGTAATGGATCCACACGGTACTCTTCAAAACATCACAGAAAAACAGTACTATGGTAATGAAATGGGTGAATGTACTATTGACAGAATCTCCAGCCATCAGCTTATGGCAATGGTCATGAATAACAACTGCCAGATCTCAAAGATGGTATCAGAATCAGGATGTATGATAACTTCAGCAGTTTCTTCGAAAGACAATGGTGATATATGCTGGACAATTGTCGGGCCAAATTCGGTGTATGTGATGAATCTCATAAAGAGACTAAACGCAGAAGGATTTCGTACGGAAAGAAAATCATCTTTTCAATCAGACTATGCCGCGTTATTGTCTGACAGGCAGGAAGAAGCTCTGAGGCTTGCTCTAGAGCATGGGTATTATGAGATCCCAAGAAGAATAAATCTAGAAGAACTCTGCCTTCTTTTAAACTGCTCCAAATCTACATTGGATGTTACTCTCAGAAACGCTGAAAGAAAAGTAATAACACATTATGTACTGCAAAACAGAGAGACCGTTTTCAATAGAAAAAAATAA
- a CDS encoding LysR family transcriptional regulator encodes MEIRILRYFLAVAKEGTISGAAELMNVTQPTLSRQLMELEDELGKKLFIRGNRKITLTEEGHYLRKRAEEIIELADKTKLDIQTSDEVITGDIFIGSGETDAMRTIAKTIKDMNTAYPQVKYHIFSGNADDVTEKLDRGLIDFGLLIEPVDKEKYAYLRLPVADTWGLLMRKDSPYAKLDHITPKDIANMPLLCSRQTMVKDEITNWFGKSFDELNVISTYNLLYNASLMVEEEVGYAICLDRLVNTTGKSKLCFRPLYPKLECGLVIVWKKDQVFSRACELFLNMLRDKYLA; translated from the coding sequence ATGGAGATCAGAATTCTGCGATACTTTCTTGCCGTAGCTAAAGAAGGGACCATATCCGGTGCAGCCGAACTTATGAATGTTACGCAGCCTACACTGTCTAGGCAGCTTATGGAACTGGAAGATGAATTAGGAAAGAAATTATTCATCCGTGGCAATAGAAAAATAACTCTTACTGAAGAAGGACACTACCTTCGAAAACGAGCAGAAGAGATTATAGAGCTTGCAGACAAAACGAAACTGGATATACAGACATCTGATGAAGTGATAACAGGTGATATTTTCATAGGCAGCGGTGAGACAGATGCGATGAGGACAATAGCAAAAACGATAAAAGATATGAATACAGCATATCCTCAAGTGAAATATCACATATTCAGTGGCAATGCCGATGATGTAACAGAAAAATTAGATCGAGGGTTAATTGATTTTGGTTTATTGATTGAACCTGTAGATAAGGAGAAATACGCATATCTCAGACTTCCTGTTGCTGATACATGGGGGCTTCTTATGAGAAAAGACAGCCCATATGCGAAATTGGATCACATAACTCCAAAAGACATTGCAAACATGCCTCTATTATGTTCACGGCAGACTATGGTAAAGGACGAAATAACTAACTGGTTTGGAAAAAGTTTTGATGAACTCAATGTTATTTCTACATACAACCTTCTCTACAATGCTTCACTCATGGTAGAGGAAGAAGTTGGATATGCTATTTGTTTAGACAGGTTAGTTAATACAACTGGAAAAAGTAAGTTGTGTTTCAGACCATTATATCCAAAACTTGAGTGCGGTCTCGTGATCGTATGGAAAAAAGACCAGGTTTTTTCAAGGGCGTGCGAATTGTTCTTGAACATGCTTCGGGATAAGTATCTAGCATGA
- a CDS encoding sugar O-acetyltransferase, with product MDLEEYLDILKRGEYVDGSSEAYLFMREVSQEAIKITSELNSSYHSPEEICNIFSRLIGKSVDSSFCLFPPFHTDCGKNIALGKNVFINAGCCFQDQGGITIGDNVLIGHNVVLATLNHNLDPEKRAGMYPSPISIGNNVWIGSNSTILPGVAIGENSVVAAGAVVTKDVPENTVVGGVPAKIIKTIDARG from the coding sequence ATGGATCTTGAGGAATATCTGGATATTCTGAAACGCGGAGAGTATGTGGATGGCAGTTCTGAAGCATATTTATTCATGCGTGAAGTAAGTCAAGAAGCAATAAAGATCACTTCAGAATTAAATTCTTCATATCACAGCCCGGAGGAAATCTGCAACATATTCTCCCGGCTTATTGGAAAATCTGTTGACAGCTCGTTTTGCTTATTCCCTCCATTTCATACTGACTGCGGAAAAAATATTGCATTAGGAAAAAATGTTTTCATCAATGCAGGGTGTTGCTTTCAGGATCAGGGAGGCATTACCATAGGTGATAATGTATTAATCGGTCATAATGTAGTTTTAGCGACTCTAAATCATAACCTAGATCCAGAAAAGAGAGCTGGAATGTATCCATCTCCGATTTCTATTGGAAATAATGTCTGGATAGGATCAAATTCTACAATTCTTCCAGGAGTTGCAATCGGTGAAAATTCAGTGGTTGCAGCTGGGGCGGTTGTTACAAAAGATGTACCTGAAAACACAGTTGTCGGAGGAGTCCCGGCCAAGATCATCAAGACCATAGATGCAAGGGGATAA
- a CDS encoding flavodoxin family protein: MSKNILIISTSPRRGSNSETLADEFARGAADSGNNIEKINTHDKDINFCKGCLSCQKTKQCVIKDDACQIIEKMLESEVIVFATPIYFYEMCGQMKTVLDRTNPLFSSDYAFRDVYIIATAADTSEDSVDGAIKGLQGWIDCFEKTELKGVVKGLGLEGIGAIAGNPSLHEAYELGKSV; encoded by the coding sequence ATGAGTAAAAATATTCTAATCATATCTACAAGTCCTCGTAGAGGAAGTAATTCAGAAACACTCGCGGATGAGTTTGCAAGAGGTGCAGCGGATTCTGGAAACAATATCGAAAAAATCAATACACATGATAAAGATATAAATTTCTGTAAAGGTTGTTTGAGCTGCCAAAAAACAAAACAATGTGTTATTAAAGATGATGCATGCCAGATCATTGAAAAAATGCTGGAGTCAGAAGTTATTGTTTTTGCTACACCGATATATTTTTATGAAATGTGCGGTCAGATGAAGACTGTCTTAGATCGTACAAACCCTCTTTTCTCTTCAGATTATGCGTTTCGAGATGTCTATATCATAGCAACTGCAGCAGACACTAGTGAAGATTCTGTTGACGGGGCGATTAAAGGTCTTCAAGGATGGATAGATTGTTTTGAAAAAACAGAACTTAAAGGAGTGGTCAAAGGCCTGGGATTAGAAGGGATCGGTGCTATAGCAGGAAATCCTTCACTCCATGAAGCATACGAGCTGGGAAAAAGCGTTTGA
- a CDS encoding inorganic diphosphatase: MSNIWHNINPARINPDDFIAVIEIERGSKNKYELDKETGHIILDRILYTSTHYPANYGLIPRTLADDGDPLDVLVLCSENIHPLSLVQCYPIGVISMLDGGKLDEKIIAIPFNDPTYCNYKDISELPSHIFNEMRHFFSVYKNLEGKETIVNEVQGPDEAKTIIEKCREAYIDKFCK, from the coding sequence ATGTCGAATATATGGCATAACATAAATCCTGCAAGGATTAATCCAGATGATTTTATAGCAGTGATTGAAATCGAAAGAGGTTCTAAAAACAAGTATGAACTTGATAAAGAGACGGGGCATATCATATTAGACCGTATTCTATATACTTCTACACACTATCCAGCTAATTACGGATTGATTCCAAGAACGCTTGCTGATGACGGGGACCCTCTGGATGTTCTCGTTTTATGCAGTGAGAATATTCACCCTCTGAGTCTTGTACAGTGTTACCCAATCGGAGTCATTTCTATGCTTGACGGCGGTAAGCTGGATGAAAAGATCATTGCAATACCATTTAATGATCCCACATATTGCAACTATAAAGATATCAGCGAACTGCCCAGCCACATATTTAATGAAATGCGCCACTTCTTCAGTGTATATAAAAACCTAGAGGGGAAAGAGACCATTGTTAATGAGGTGCAGGGTCCGGACGAAGCCAAAACGATAATTGAAAAATGTCGTGAGGCATATATCGATAAATTCTGTAAATGA
- the pth2 gene encoding aminoacyl-tRNA hydrolase, with translation MSDLLEIIARKMNRKVYKSKQMIVVRKDLKMRKGKIAAQAGHACVTAVLLALEKENRLGEIKSVGGNIVLTPSDRPSTPLSDWFNYGVAKICVSVDSEEELLEIDRKAKEAGLISALILDAGHTEFNGVPTYTCLALEPESSEKVDPITGDLPLY, from the coding sequence ATGTCTGATCTGCTGGAGATTATAGCTAGAAAGATGAATAGAAAGGTGTACAAGTCTAAGCAGATGATTGTTGTGCGCAAGGACCTTAAAATGAGAAAAGGTAAAATTGCTGCACAGGCCGGACATGCTTGCGTTACAGCTGTACTTTTAGCATTGGAAAAAGAGAATAGACTTGGAGAAATTAAATCAGTCGGTGGAAACATCGTCTTAACGCCATCAGACAGGCCTTCGACACCTCTGAGCGATTGGTTTAATTACGGTGTAGCCAAGATCTGCGTCAGCGTAGATTCTGAAGAAGAACTTCTTGAAATTGATAGAAAGGCAAAAGAAGCCGGTCTGATCTCGGCACTCATATTGGATGCTGGTCATACTGAGTTTAACGGCGTACCTACGTACACTTGTTTAGCACTAGAACCAGAATCTTCTGAAAAAGTAGATCCTATCACTGGAGACCTTCCACTATACTGA
- a CDS encoding SPL family radical SAM protein produces the protein MDYVGLECKSALHPNKHKMPCSWDLNIYRGCEHGCRYCYALYSHEYLNDDRFFDRIYYKSNIVKCLEKQLSSKNWKHEAVNIGGVTDSYQPIEEKLRIMPEILKILIRYKTPAILATKSDLVLRDIDYLRKLSDVADIKVSLTITTMDKTLQRSLEPNAAAPDRRIEALRILREEGISAGITLMPVIPYLTDSYENLDSIYNEASKVCVEYIRPNVLYLIGKTRTNFLNFLNTYDHSLYEKMKNLYRYDFPPQEYLKGFNHKINLLKDKYGIPSWASLKKSEVHTQTALTDF, from the coding sequence ATGGACTATGTTGGCTTAGAATGTAAATCAGCACTTCATCCAAATAAGCATAAGATGCCGTGTTCCTGGGATTTGAACATCTATAGGGGATGTGAACATGGCTGCAGGTACTGTTATGCTTTATACTCTCATGAGTATCTCAACGATGATCGTTTTTTCGACAGGATATATTACAAATCAAATATTGTAAAGTGTTTAGAAAAACAGCTTTCTTCAAAAAACTGGAAACACGAAGCTGTTAACATCGGTGGCGTTACAGATTCCTACCAGCCTATAGAAGAAAAGCTAAGAATCATGCCTGAGATCTTGAAAATACTGATAAGATATAAAACACCAGCAATTCTCGCTACAAAATCTGACCTGGTTCTGAGAGATATTGATTATCTTAGAAAACTAAGTGATGTGGCTGATATAAAAGTGTCCTTAACGATAACAACTATGGATAAGACCCTCCAAAGATCTTTAGAACCAAATGCCGCAGCTCCTGACAGGAGAATCGAAGCATTGAGGATTTTAAGAGAAGAGGGGATTTCTGCTGGAATAACACTAATGCCAGTCATACCATATCTAACAGACTCGTATGAGAATTTAGACTCGATATATAATGAAGCTTCCAAGGTATGTGTAGAATACATCAGACCAAATGTGTTGTATCTGATCGGAAAAACAAGAACGAATTTTTTGAATTTTTTGAATACATATGACCATTCACTCTATGAAAAAATGAAAAATTTATACCGCTATGATTTTCCACCACAAGAATATTTAAAAGGATTCAATCATAAGATAAACTTGCTTAAAGATAAATATGGTATTCCTAGCTGGGCAAGTCTTAAAAAATCAGAAGTTCACACACAGACTGCATTGACAGATTTTTAA